In Eleutherodactylus coqui strain aEleCoq1 chromosome 11, aEleCoq1.hap1, whole genome shotgun sequence, a single window of DNA contains:
- the LOC136581593 gene encoding NAD(P)H dehydrogenase [quinone] 1-like, with translation MSVSIAMVRAARHNERMGGTSLLCRVCAWPSNKVFRRTIQGKTALTVFAHQERTSFNYAMKEAAQAALQKKGWTVLVSDLYEMNFNAILSRDDIRGEPKHPNNFKYSSETLLAWKEGRLARDIEEEQKKLEKADLVIFQFPLYWCGPPAIMKGWMERVFSKGFAYSREFRYSEGPFKNKKALLSFTTGGCESTTTPKGMAGDMNVILWPLQSGILNFCGFQVLPPQIAYYVAHETQEVRVGMLKSWEKRLETIWDEKPIRFLPNQDFEGESGGYLLKKEVEEVKSADKYGPTVGQNLGKPLPPDSQLKSEGTGL, from the exons ATGTCAG TTTCCATTGCAATGGTTCGGGCTGCCCGCCATAATGAAAGGATGGGTGGAACGAGTCTTCTCTGCAGGGTTTGCGCATGGCCTTCAAACAAAGTATTCCGAAGGACCATTCAAG GTAAAACAGCGCTGACTGTATTCGCTCACCAAGAGCGGACATCGTTTAACTACGCCATGAAGGAAGCGGCCCAGGCAGCTTTACAGAAGAAGGGCTGGACGGTTCTTGTGTCCGATCTGTATGAGATGAACTTTAACGCTATCCTGTCACGTGATGATATCAGGG gtgagcccAAGCACCCAAATAACTTCAAATACAGTTCAGAGACTCTGCTAGCGTGGAAGGAGGGACGCCTCGCCAGGGACATTGAAGAAGAGCAGAAGAAGCTGGAGAAGGCTGACCTAGTGATCTTTCAG TTTCCCCTGTACTGGTGTGGGCCACCCGCCATAATGAAAGGATGGATGGAACGAGTCTTCTCTAAAGGGTTTGCGTATAGCCGCGAATTCAGGTATAGCGAAGGACCATTCAAG aataagAAAGCCCTGTTGTCCTTCACCACTGGTGGCTGTGAGTCAACGACAACACCCAAAGGGATGGCTGGAGACATGAATGTTATTCTGTGGCCTCTCCAG AGCGGCATTTTAAATTTTTGTGGATTCCAAGTCCTGCCACCTCAAATTGCATACTATGTGGCACATGAAACTCAGGAAGTTCGCGTTGGGATGTTGAAGAGCTGGGAGAAGAGACTGGAGACAATCTGGGACGAGAAGCCCATCAGATTCCTTCCCAACCAGGACTTTGAGGGTGAGTCTGGTGGATATTTGCTGAAGAAGGAAGTGGAGGAGGTCAAATCTGCTGATAAGTACGGCCCAACCGTCGGGCAAAACCTGGGCAAACCCCTGCCTCCTGACAGCCAGCTGAAGTCTGAAGGCACCGGTTTATGA
- the LOC136581597 gene encoding NAD(P)H dehydrogenase [quinone] 1-like, which produces MIIIGRTALIVFAHQERISFNYAMKEAAQAALEKKGWTVLVSDLYEMKFNAVMSRDDIRGEPKEPSNFKYVADTPVAWKEGRLAKDIEEEHKKVAKADLVIFQFPLQWFGLPAIMKGWVERVFSAGFVHGLQTKYSEGPFKNQKALLSFTTGGRKPMLSPRGISGDINVILWPMQAKQR; this is translated from the exons ATGATAATTATAGGCAGAACAGCGCTGATTGTATTCGCTCACCAAGAGCGGATATCGTTCAACTACGCCATGAAGGAAGCGGCTCAGGCAGCTTTAGAGAAGAAGGGCTGGACGGTTCTTGTGTCCGATCTGTATGAGATGAAGTTTAATGCTGTCATGTCACGGGATGATATCAGAG GTGAACCCAAGGAGCCAAGTAATTTCAAATATGTCGCAGACACTCCTGTAGCGTGGAAGGAGGGACGGCTCGCCAAGGACATTGAAGAAGAGCATAAGAAGGTGGCAAAGGCTGACCTTGTGATCTTTCAA TTTCCATTGCAATGGTTCGGGCTGCCCGCCATAATGAAAGGATGGGTGGAACGAGTCTTCTCTGCAGGATTTGTGCATGGCCTCCAAACAAAGTATTCCGAAGGACCATTCAAG aatCAGAAAGCCCTGCTGTCCTTCACTACTGGCGGCCGCAAGCCAATGCTATCACCCAGAGGGATTAGTGGAGACATCAATGTTATTCTCTGGCCTATGCAG